The sequence ACTGTTTGACCACTTAAATAAaaactactcctagaactatgagatTCGTTCCGCTACCATCTCCCAGATTAGGGGAGATGATAGTAGCGGAACTAACCTCATCTCATAATAACAGTTcatgggagacgatagcggaacgaacctcatataGCCAAAGTTCTAGCTTGGACTAGGAGTACATAAAAACTACCATGCCTGCAACAAATTCTACTAAAGAGAATTTTAAGGCTGTGCAGAAGAACTTGCCTTATATTAAATAATTATACGTATGTAAATATACCCTGGTACGTGTCATCAGTGGAGTGGgataacactaacactaacaggtatttttttacaataaaaaaagaaagtaattttttttcaaaaatcaatTAGGGTTAGGCCTACTCaacctttttaaattttacaaTGACACTTTCACATCATTGGTgttgaattcagacttttctCCAACTTTTTCCTTTTTACACATTTCTGTTAGGCCCTAACAAGGcctaaaattttaattaaaagtaaaaaaaaaaaaaaataatattcaataataataaattaataaaatacacAATTCACAAATCACACGAACGAAGAAAAGTTCTACTAATAACTTTGGTTTGTTTCTGTTTGAAACTTGTTGTCGGCGTATTGTCGGCACTCTGGcgttgttgtcggcgttgtcggcttttatgttttttgtagGACCCTAAGTTAACCTAATAAAAATCACACTctgtatcgtagcgtcatacgttatcgaccctcatatgttttcggtctcCAACTTTggttcccgtttaccgcgaaattgtgcaagctgcaccggtgacagaagctatgcagtttactcacggtctgtattttcatcaggcttaatcatgctgagaataaagtttcctgtcgttggttatgctcaaacatttataaaatgattgatttttggtactaatcactagtgcattattatgccaacattcaaatgagtcaaagaaacatcatccaacctcgaaagttcaaagcaaaattactatctgctagattgagtttcattctgctttagtcactagatggatcacgtgaggtggttactatttgggattctatggtgtgcaaatgtggggaaaatattaaaatattttaagtgaaaatgacaacaatttttgttgttgatttactgcatactgtaataaattctgataagcgtaataaatattaagtctacattaaatttaaagagaaaatatcatagattggtttcttatctcctgaaaccaaacattactggtctgaaatggggggaaaaggattgttatgaaatgtgagtgcatcaaggaggggtggggtgttttactttcatgccttatgatatctctggattttaatatagtagccataatgccttaggacaaaaatgtaattaaatttgttaagtagtaattgaataatatttttgatttattttgcatgccatactagcttctgaatattcaataaaataccaaccaatgaaaggtgtgaaaacatatgacgttgctccaatgtcgtgcatgcataagcactgttaatggcggactgtctctcgcaacgtaaatccaaaactttaaaaatttcaaaacaccatgaagtgaaatggttattgttaaaaaattggatagatgatttgaaaaaaaaatatttagtttttgattgtgaacatttttcctgttatcctactgaaaacacatgacaccaggatagtGCAAGTGGTTGGGCACTGTAGGCTAGTTCGCGCGCGCCGCCTGATTGAATTATAACAGTAAAACACTCACTGTGTGTTTAGTGTGTGTTTTTTGCTTTCGTCTGATTGATGGGGCGTAGATTAATGATGATCAATTCCCATTTGAGCACCAAGTATTTAACAGGCGagcttcaaaataattgtacaaTGTCACGGTTTTCTCATTTTCTAGAAAACGTTGAAATGTGTACCTGTGATTACAGAAATGTTCAAAATacttaccaagtaattttgagaaatgatagTTCCATTTTTCTCGTCCGTGCAAACTGTACAGGGTGCGAAATGACGCCGCTTTATCGCACGGTGTCCTGTCTCCCACTCATAAACATAAGCAACCTCCGCGCTTAAAAACTAGTGACCAGCCTATCCCTGATCTTGTCACGTGATCGCGCGGATGTTCGtgtggggatgggggggggggtggagatgattgggttgaggggggggggcacttgcGTCTTTAATGAAGCAGTTTAAACTGAAAATactgataatatttttttagagAAGTCAAAATTGAGGGGTTGGGGTGCCAGCATGAACTTTTGGGCTGTTTTTTATAAGGCTCTCTTTATCATCGGTCTTCGAATAGCGCGCGGTGTTTGAAGTTTGCGCCCGTGGTACCCTGCCTGcgcaaaatgttaaaatttgtgccgtaaaaaaaaaacagcttgcGCGAATTTTAGAAAGTAGACCTTAAAAAATTGCACCCAATATCTTCTGTTGTCGTCCGTGTACACAATTCCACGGGAACTTGTCAAGTCGAGAAAGTGGCAACATGAATACTTTTAACTGTAATGGTGGGACAATTAGTGGTCAGACGCAGCTCTCATTTCAGTGTAAGTGTGTTAAGCATTGTTCAAACCGAAAAGGGCAAAACATTGGTCACACACTGAGGAACGGACTCTCTCGGTTGTGTTTTTAATGTGTGTCCAATTTCCGGACAGCAGTTTATAACGGTGAATCTTCCTTCACTGCATGCCTGTCATTAGTGTCAAGTGTCAAGTGTCAGCTGAGCTAAAATTCCgcatggataactttccgtatggcgccaccaccttttcactaatttttacaaaaagggataggaCTAGGAGTCGTTTtactataggcctactacagTATTAGGAGATCTCATTTTTGTCTTTGactttgaggtaaattagatactattttaaacttaaaaattaaatttcataaaatcatattgtatgaaaaagtggtggtgcctgcatacagaaacttttcccaaaacaccatacaaaaaaaaaacccattgcaAATTCAGacagatgggaataaaagacttctggccagaattcttaattattttagttagaaattacctctttgctttcttaaaaactacattaattaCTTCTTCCGCTCAGAAGGGAGTCTTTCTCcaaatgtttttacttttagCTAGTAGCTTAGtacgttgctcgttaccatccaagtaaggttttatggttatttgagtaataaccaaatgtTGATTAATGttaaaccaaatgtatacagtacagtgcatttaaagccattggaccctttcggtaaacagtattgtccaagtcccacactccgtgtaccacaacttctatatcaaataacaaacctgtgaaagtttaggctcaatcggtcatcggagtcgggagaaaacaacggaataacccacccttgtttccgcgcgtttcgcgtgtcatgacatgtgtttaaaataaatccgtaattctcgttaacgagaatttatattgttttgctgtttctcaaaaagtaaagcattccatggaataatatttcaagagaagtctttcaccattgccttctgtaaaccctgtaaagttatttgtaaatctgtgaacttttatttttttttctgaaccgaaagggtccaatggctttaagatcatatttttttattataaaatttagtattattattaatattaatttaaaactaGTATGACAATCCGGAATCCCTGATGGCGGTGGATATTGTAAATGCAATGTAACAAAAACTGAAATCTCAAATGAAAAATACTACTATTAAGAGATGTTAGACCCAGTTACTGGAGTGCTGTACTCCTTTGTCTAATTTTGGTCAAACTCAAAATTTGAAGGAGTCCAGTGCCTAGCCTATAGTACAACCGATATAAtgacaacatttgaaaaaaggagtaTAGCGCCCCAGTACCTGGGTCTAAGTATTATATATGTAGTACACAGAATTGTAAAAATTGTGAAAGGTTTACTTTCTAACTTCAACTCTGGgcctttttgtttggttttgtgtcttttctaggttttttttctaaaatggtATCTTTGAAAAAAAGCTGTATTATACAATGTATTAATAACTGAATACTTCGGtgaacactattgtccaaggctcacactagtgtatcacaacttatatataaaataacaaacctgtgaaaatttaggctcaattggtcatcaaagtcaaGAGAAAATAcggagaaaacccacccttgtttccgcacgttttgccgtgtcatgacatgtgtttaaaataaatccgtaattctcattatcgagaattgatattgttttaatgttttttcaaaaagtaaagcatttcatggaacaatatttcaagagaagtctttcaccattaccttctgtaaaccctgtaatttatttgtaaatctgtgaacttttagtttttttcccgttccgaaagtgtccaatggctttaaacaatatGTTTAATTTTACAACTCTGCTGACACATTGCCATGCAAAGTATAGAGTATAAAGTTTAATTCCTGTGAAATAACTTTCTTGAAAGTCTTCGTATATATACTAAAAAAGAatcgttttgtttttattctttcagtcAACATGGATCAAATGGACGACCTTCACATTTGCGGAATGTGTAAATGTCAGTTCACCTCCATAGAGAGTTTCATCATACACAAGAGGTCGGGGTGTGCAGTGGCCAAacttaacaaaatcaacagtcTCTTGACATCCAACCCCTGCAGAGCTACTACCACATGTAGTGTTTTAAATGCCCCTACTGTGCCTACGGTCAATGCCAATACTCCAAGTGCACCATCCATCGTCCAGGCAAAGAAACCACCTCGGACAAAGAAGAAACAGATTTTGCTTGCAGCCACTCCCAAGGTTGTTCCGTCCACACCGTCTGAGAATAATAGTTCCAATCAATCTGGTGAAGGTAATGCGGCAAGCCTTGAGCAGAACTTCCGAGACGTTTCTCCTGTACATAGTCCAGAGCTTCCACAAACCAATGCAGAAAAACAAATGCAAGATGCTCAATCGGTGGTGGAAACCACCCCTGAAAGTATTAGTGGTGCACAAGGGACAGTTGCAAACAGTGACAATTCAGACAGCCTAAATCGCAAGGAGAAAAGTAGTGTTAAGGTTAAATGTTATGAATGTTTACACGAGGGCTGTGACTTCAAAACAGCTCACTTGAAAGACATTCAGCGACATAATCGAATACACACCGGCGACAGGCCTTTCTTGTGTACATTCTGTCAGCGTCGTTTCTCACGCAAGGACAAGCTACAAATTCATCTTCGGACTCATAGTGGACATAAGCCATATCACTGTCAACAGTGTAGCTATTCTGCTGTAGATGGGGGCAGTCTAAAGAAGCATATGAGGACACACACTAAGGAGCGTCCGTTCAAGTGTCAGATCTGCTCTTACGCGAGCCGTAACTCTAGCCAGCTGACCACTCACCTTCGGACTCACACGGGTGACTCCCCCTTCCACTGCAATCAGTGCTCTGCTAAGTTCAAGATCAGCACTGATCTACGGCGGCACAAGAGAGTCCACACTGGGGAGAAGCCGTACAAGTGTTCCTCTTGTCCGTATGCAAGCGCCCTCAACAGTAACCTCAAGTCGCATATTCAGCACAACCACCTGAGAGAGAAAAGCTTCCAGTGTGAGGAATGTAGCTTCACCTGCTGCACCAGTAAGCAGTTAAAGCAGCATGAGAGCACACATCCTAACCGTCATCCCATTAAGTGTTTGGAGTGTGACGTCATCTGTCTAAACAAACGTTCTTTCAGAAGACATGAGCGGAAACACAGCAAAGATAAGCCACACAAGTGCCCTCACTGCTCCTTCTCATCCAAGCTGCTTCGCCACATTTCACTTCACATAAAGAAACTCCATGCCGACCTCCCCAAGGTGAAAAGACAGAAGCAGGCAACAAAGTCCACAAAGAATCAAACCTCAAATAACAAGAAAAAACCTAAGCCTCAGGTTCTCAGCGGTAAGAAACCGTTCAATTGTGATAAATGCGATGCGTCTTTCATGCGCAGGGACTCATTTACGAGTCATAGAAGGCACCATGATACTGTATCAGACTCCATTGAGAGCACTGCCCTCGCAGTACTCCAACTCCAGCAGCTTCCACAACTGTCAACCCCAGACCCCTCATCATCTGTCCACTTGCCAACAACAAATACAGCAAATCAAAACCACAACAATAACAGTTTATTCAGTGACTTAAATCCAACACCACCCAGTGATATTGAAATGCTGCTGAGTGTTATTAACTCTCAAGTCGTACAAAGTCCTGTAAACAGCGATTCAGAGATTTGCCATCCCAGAAGTTCTGCACAAGGAGGAGAGGCTGGAAGCATCTCCCAAGATGCAGGTACGGTTCAGAGTAAATCCTCAACTGTTATCATCCAACCACAGGTAACGACTGGAGAGACGGTAACTCTGCAGGTTATTTCGCATGACAACAATGACCAAGCAACTCAAAGCCATAACAATGCCGGGTTAAGTTGTCCAGGTCCAAATTTGTTTGTGCAGCAACTGGCAATGTTTCCAAACCAAGCATTATTACATATTCCGCAGTTTACAACCCAGCACACGGTAACGACCACTGCCCAGGAAGTCAGTAAGCGGCCAACCATGACCAGATTCCCAATAAACTCCAACACTCTGGGTGAAACATCATTCACAGGAAGCCATTTAATGCAAGGGTTGCTGAACTCACCAAGAATCATTGGTACGAAACAGCAACCAGTACCTACCATCCAGCAATCGTTTTTGCAGCAACCCAACAACAGAATCATTTCTGGCAGCAACTTAAACTTACTCTCCAACTCAATGCGTCCTTCCACACCTCTCTTCCCCAATGCCAGCCAATCAGCTCTTGGAGCTCCTCAACTCCTTCCACAAAAGAATGCATTCCTTGGAACCAATCAGGTACTGCCTGGCGTTCAATCCCAGCGTCATTTGGCATTCACAAAGACTGTCCAGTCAACCCCAGCAAATGCAGGCGCACCTCAAACACAAACTACCTACTGGAACTCTCAGATAACTACACAAAATGGCCAGCTGCAAGTTCTACCCCAGCTGCATGGTTCTAATCaactgcagcagcagcagcagtttgCACCTGCAGTCTTGAATGCTACATCGACTAGCTTGCCTTTGTCGGTCAGGCAATCCCCGGCGATAGACGTTCTCACACATCAGGTCTTGACACAATTGCCTCTGGCACCACCACAACATCAGCAATTCACACAGCAGATGAAGCAGCACATTGCATTCCCTCAAAGCAAAATTCTCAATATACCTCAGGTTACTTCAGCTTCTAAATGTGCGTCCAATACTTTCATTTCATCCAGTGTGGTGGGAGACAAGACAAGCAGTTCAAACATTCATGTAACATCTCTCAGATTGGGATCCGTCTCAACTACTCAATCAAATTCCATGTAGTCCACTGCTGTCATCTCTTCAACTATTTCTTCTTAaagcctaaaagtaagtgttcctTTTTCTTAACTTATTGTTCGGACTgcttgaccagggcccaatttcatacagcctataagcacaaaaatttgcttagcatcacatttcttccttgataaaaacaggattaccaaccaaatttccatttgttgcagattggttgatactggtattcagctgttgtttgcttatcctgaaaatcacatggcattttggttggtagtcctgttttcatcaaggaagaaatttcatgcttagcaaatttttgtgcttacaggccttATAATATTGGGCCCTGTTAGTTGGCAACatcagggcccaagttcatagagctgcttaatagttagcaagtttttgtgctaactcTAGCAGAAAAATTTGTGTAAGCGTATTCACAAGTTTGCAAGAAAGTTAGGTAAGAAAGTTAGGCGTGATGCTTTTGCAATCATTATGGATAATTACGTTTGATAGTTGATACAACATTCACgtcattctccagaagacgatcagagcatactgatcgaaacgtcgagttaacccaacggttcttttcagaaccaccccaactcatttagagattgttattacatggtgttaccgcaaactcttctatatcttatctccaccatgtaaagtttcaaatcctacttaacattcactttcatacagtaagcacagaaaggtaagcatgccttttcgtgtgcttttGGTTAGCATGGAAATGAAAATCGCAAATTGGCCCCTTGCTAtcataaactacatgtacatgatatcCATTTGTACTTTTAAAGAGGTTTATGCATTtgcaaaaagttgtttgaaaaagtaatCAAATGGCAGGTTTGAATTgtttctttcaaaaacaacagGCGATATATATACAGTATTGAAtgatcagacagtaggagggttgactgtgtactatgtTGATGTGTTCTGTTCACCCAGTGGTTCACCACCTGTACAATATCATATTGCAGGATGGCATACAGGCACTGAGCACACAGTGATGGGCCATTCTCTGGAATGTgacactttttgaaaaaaatgaataaagttGACGATATTAACTttttgtcatttgttttttataaagcaCTACCTGAAGTTTCtcgaacaattttttttttttttacaattggcCATCCcttatttgcataaattaacatatagttgattttaatttaattttgaaaaattgttttttatcccTAAATTGACTGGGGAATTATTAGCTAGTTGACTTTTATCAAATAACTGTTTATCTCATACTGagtgtctttgacttgaattaGTAAAATTTTAAAccaaatgtgatttttttttcctaagAATTAGTCAGTAATTAACGAAGAAATTAGCAACTTTCCATGTCACACACGCAACTGAAATATGGATGAAGTTTGTATTACAAATTAAGCACTGCTTTAATAATGTTCAAACTATATGTCAAAAGCTAGTTTTGCCAGGCCTATCAGAATACAAAACAGAATGCACAATAAACTCACACACTATTAACTAATGGCCTTAAATAATGTGACGTGACCTCTTTGTTACATGCATGCCCCTCAATACACAAGGTATGCACTGTGATGCACGCCTAGGTAAATAAGCCATATGTGTCACTTTGGGCCACATTTTTACCTACACTTGAGAGAGGGGTACAAAAAAGACTTAGCCAACATTTTTTGACAAAGGGGGAGGGACATGACCCAAAGTGGATTTAAATTGACTCTCTTTCTCTCTGAAATTGGTATTGCCATTGCGTTACAAATAGTTTGTTTGTAACgcttgtttttattaaatttaaattgttccaaacaaaaatttaatgtTGTTTCAAAACAGTTGTTTGAATCTATTTgtattatgtatttatttacacACAAATCATTTCTGATACAGAGGCAAGTGCTAAACGTTGTTGATTTACTTGATTGTCGATTGCCTCAGTGCATTTAAAAAGCATAGGGCGTCACACACGTAAAGGATTATATAGTCACACACGTAACCCAACCAAATCACAGAAACcgattatttaaaatgtttagaTGAGTGACCTTAAAATTGATTGTGTCATTATACTGGCTGGGAAGGAAAGTCCCCACACAAGAGGTATGAGTCTTTTTTAGCAATTTCAAACTCTCAGAGTTTTTAGAAAGAAACATTTTTGGTACAAAAACCTGCTTTTGTCTGACGTACGTCACACAAGTAACAAACCTTTATTTGACCTCTGACCCAaagtaaaaaagtaaaacaatttattttttcatttttaaactaGGTTCAGTTAGTTAAtgttatttatgaatgaaaaaagTACAcaggtatcattttaaagataGAGGACAAATATGAAGTAGAGAACTTCCCATTTTTTTGTCACACATGTAACGCGAGAAAGGCCCTGCTGATAATCAGAAAGTTTGAAATAGCATGGATATTTGCATAaagacaagggcccaatttcatagagctgctaaaagcacaaacatttgcttgacATTTCGTccttaaaaacaggattaccaaccaaatttccgttttgcatactgcttgttactggtattcagctgtttgctTGTTCTGAAAATCAcgaggaaatttggttggtaatattgtttttatcaaggaagaaatgtcatgctaaaaaaaattgtgtgcgtagcagctctatgaaattagggcATGAGGCCCAGGACAACTCTGCTTCTAAAACAGAAATAATTCACCAGGTCAAAAATTAAGACTGTTGATTGAATGCTAAGTAAATAACTAAGGTCTGCTTAGCAACGttgtgaaatttggcccagatgcCTGCATTGAGAGGAGTTCAGTTGgagtcacaagagggcgctgtttactgTGTCCATTAGATAGCCGTCCTATTGAGTTAGGTAGAATGAATACCTGTGCATCCTAAAGTTAGGTTGGTTGACAGATGCAAGTCAAATGACTGCATGTCTGTAAACGAATAGTTAGGCAGAGAGAAGCAGCATCCCATGGCTTGCTGTATGTTTTTCTAATTTAGAAGCTCTGTGTTTTATGTGCATTATTAGAACTTCTGAAACGATTTACAAATTTATCAAAGCAGCTACGTTGGGAAGTGATTTGTATTTCTATCAAAAATATTACTGTTTTATTCAAGATGTTGACCCAACTTCCAccatttaacattttgttttatttcccccttcctttttgttttgcttaaaaatCTTTTCTGaataataattgtaaatttGAAATGCAATGGattgaaaatttgtgaattttttaaaacaaatcataaacCATTATAAGGCATTTGCTGACAGGCAAGGCCTTACACTTGCAATTAAAAAATGTCTATGCTGTacttaagaagaaaaaaaatcaattagtCTTTTAAAATGGCAGAGCTGGAACAAGTGTTAAGATGTGCCTCCTTTCTtcatattaaaaattatttaaaaaattggtgttgtgcaatctccataaaacaatttttttccattttttgttcattttcatTGTCAGACCTGTGCACAAATTGTGCCTGTAGGAAGTGTAAAGTGTTTGTTGTGTGAAGAAGAGGGATGCCAAAGGTAGCATGGTACATTGTATATAACTTGCAGGCCTCATACCTCATGGATGCAATGAAGGTGATCTAGCctgtcctgccgtcgatttcacaaaactcttccttacttaagactagtcttggGACTTGGGACGACTCCCAACCCtccactgtagcatgcagactttaagattaatcctaagttgggacgagttactcgtcctaactcgagataagacgagtcctaactctttgtgaaatcgacccctgtccATTTCCCCTCCAGCATCATTGCACAACATTGTGGTATTTTATGATCTTTTGGAATTTCTAAAATCATCAACATTCAATTGTTCTGCAGGTAACACATAACAGGTGTATCTGTCTTTTCCGGTTTGTTCAATCATTTTCTGATACGGTGATAGTGCGGTGGCATTGAGCGTGCATTCAGTCAAATATTTCCATACAGGAGGCATTTGCACAGGATTTCCTACAAAAGGATTTGAATAATCGTTCATTTTGTTTCCTGTCATTTTGGGTCACCCTGATAATAAACACAACTCTCGATCAATGCACTTTATAGAGCTTCTGTTTGTGTGTCATATCGAGAGGTAATTTCACTTTGGAAAGGTAACTTAAAATAGATTATTGATAAGGGGTTCATTGAATCAGATTAGAGATAGAGTCTCCAAggttaacttttgttttgtgatccacacattttccaatagatgaAGTCCTAAAGaaaatgaggggggggggggtggaattACAAGTCTCAAACTTAAAATGGTTTAAAGTGCCACTATGTTTGATACCATTCAAGTGAAATTTTCGTCGAACTGGCTCAAAAATCCTGAATTTGAAGGATATTCTATCAAAACAGCATAGCATTTGAGCTTTTGACTGGTGTAAAATccttgaaggaacacgtttcattggatcggttgagttggtctttgaaaagcgtttataaccgtttgttataaaatgcatacttatggttagaaagatgatttaaagtagaatacaatgatccacgcaaacatgccttgaatttgcacggttttccttttacctcgtcgactaacatagTAAAGGAAAACTACACAATTTCGTGggaatttgtgtggatcattgtgttctacttttaaaacatcttttttttttaaactaattattcattttataaaaacggttaaaacgcttttaaaagaccaaatcgtcggatccaaggcaatgtgtccctttaaaaggtCACATTGATAAAGAAATGTTCGATTTCTATCTATACTAAAAcgttttcaaagggcaccaagtcaatgTCAATGCTGTGTCTGTGATTTATCACATCATGCCTACCTTTGTGAGAGATTGTTTAGCCTCATAATTCACTCCAGGCTGGTCTGGCTGGCTATTTCAGTTTGAAAAGCTttcatattttgtattattgaCCAGTGAAAATGTGATGGACTAGTGAAATTGCCAAGCTAACTGTTCCTTATGGACAGTCACCAAAACAAAGTTAAAGGCAAGACCTGCTGTCCAATCCCTAATGTTTCTTATGAGTTATTTTCAGTGAAATGTCTCACACAATTATTATGTGGTTTCTTTGGTAAGAACTTAAAATTGACATAAATTGACTTTGTATAAAAGCCAACAGTGAACCATACTTTAAATTGATGTAAAACCTGATCTAAACCAATGCGACATAACCTCACCTAAGACCTTTATCAAGGGACATCCTACAGTCAGAAGTGCTTTACACTCGGAGGGAAAATAATTATCCCAAAGGGCCTTGTGAGAAGATAAAAGTCACTAGTAGAATTTATGCCCTGTGGAATAAGTCAATAGTTGTATTAATGCCCTTGGGATAACTCACTATTAAAACTAATGCCCTGTGGAATTGTGTTTAATGTAGATTGTATAGGGCTTGTTTTCTTcccataatttgttttcatctgaaaatttgagtgTTTATTTGTGAAAGAAAAGATAGAAATGTCTGAAGGACTTTTCTTGTTTGTGGAAGaggtttaattttttaaatactttctGTACCCAAAAGCGCTGCTTAAAGATAAGCAAACTATCGTGCTTACTGTCGCAGAAAAATTTGTTATGGTGTAAGCGAAATTGTTCCAAGGTCATACATGGGGGAAAAagtttttgacatttttggccataaaccaaaataaaaaatcgtTATTCACAAGAGCGTGCAGgaatcattttttgttttgtgagtCCGCAGTCcccagacaaaacaaaaataccccATTAATGCCCAGAGTCTCCCCTTCCACGTAATTGTTGCCTGGTGTTTCATTTCTTCTGCTTAAAAGTTATTGATAGCGGAATTTTGTTTATGCCAAGAAAATCGGATTTCTTTGTGAGTATTTCTGTTGGCGGCAGTGGTTGGTATGTTATAGGGGTTGAATGATTTTGTTCATCATAGAGTGTCAGAATTGAGACCTGATTGATTTCATTTCACCCTTCATTGACCAAAAATTTAAGAGTTTGTTTGGTAGTCGggaattaagaaaacaaaattacattgttGGTTGCAACAAAATAGTtcatggcctgatgtttcgaccgtagcagggtctttctcgaa comes from Asterias amurensis chromosome 3, ASM3211899v1 and encodes:
- the LOC139935459 gene encoding uncharacterized protein; its protein translation is MNTFNCNGGTISGQTQLSFQFNMDQMDDLHICGMCKCQFTSIESFIIHKRSGCAVAKLNKINSLLTSNPCRATTTCSVLNAPTVPTVNANTPSAPSIVQAKKPPRTKKKQILLAATPKVVPSTPSENNSSNQSGEGNAASLEQNFRDVSPVHSPELPQTNAEKQMQDAQSVVETTPESISGAQGTVANSDNSDSLNRKEKSSVKVKCYECLHEGCDFKTAHLKDIQRHNRIHTGDRPFLCTFCQRRFSRKDKLQIHLRTHSGHKPYHCQQCSYSAVDGGSLKKHMRTHTKERPFKCQICSYASRNSSQLTTHLRTHTGDSPFHCNQCSAKFKISTDLRRHKRVHTGEKPYKCSSCPYASALNSNLKSHIQHNHLREKSFQCEECSFTCCTSKQLKQHESTHPNRHPIKCLECDVICLNKRSFRRHERKHSKDKPHKCPHCSFSSKLLRHISLHIKKLHADLPKVKRQKQATKSTKNQTSNNKKKPKPQVLSGKKPFNCDKCDASFMRRDSFTSHRRHHDTVSDSIESTALAVLQLQQLPQLSTPDPSSSVHLPTTNTANQNHNNNSLFSDLNPTPPSDIEMLLSVINSQVVQSPVNSDSEICHPRSSAQGGEAGSISQDAGTVQSKSSTVIIQPQVTTGETVTLQVISHDNNDQATQSHNNAGLSCPGPNLFVQQLAMFPNQALLHIPQFTTQHTVTTTAQEVSKRPTMTRFPINSNTLGETSFTGSHLMQGLLNSPRIIGTKQQPVPTIQQSFLQQPNNRIISGSNLNLLSNSMRPSTPLFPNASQSALGAPQLLPQKNAFLGTNQVLPGVQSQRHLAFTKTVQSTPANAGAPQTQTTYWNSQITTQNGQLQVLPQLHGSNQLQQQQQFAPAVLNATSTSLPLSVRQSPAIDVLTHQVLTQLPLAPPQHQQFTQQMKQHIAFPQSKILNIPQVTSASKCASNTFISSSVVGDKTSSSNIHVTSLRLGSVSTTQSNSM